A single genomic interval of Vibrio gallicus harbors:
- a CDS encoding YggN family protein, producing MWCKKIHSLVAIAALSVGVMSSGVVMAEQMPANACPIDVHQELHLDGKNVKIIDKHGNAAEFQADNQLIIKGKAVLLSSEQSQQLQDYREQLNTVVPKAKEIAKSGVAVANEVIDDLSASFNNTKAFENVRSAVASYYDKLEKRYYQNGEMVLKPDAFKDVYQNWSKDFSQAKEVFNREFFASAFTVLQEKMKSDKGVDFSALQQQMAQLQVSVQNKLKQNSKQVKKQAQQYCDSMKALSKQEKGVVATIPELKNYQLFEI from the coding sequence ATGTGGTGTAAAAAGATACACAGCTTGGTAGCAATTGCAGCCTTAAGTGTCGGCGTAATGTCATCAGGAGTGGTTATGGCTGAGCAAATGCCAGCAAATGCTTGTCCTATAGATGTACATCAAGAGCTGCATCTTGATGGTAAGAACGTAAAAATTATCGATAAGCATGGTAACGCAGCTGAGTTTCAGGCCGACAACCAACTAATTATCAAAGGTAAAGCGGTCTTACTTTCTAGCGAACAGTCACAACAGTTGCAAGACTACCGTGAGCAATTAAACACGGTCGTACCTAAAGCAAAAGAGATCGCTAAGTCTGGTGTTGCTGTGGCTAATGAGGTGATCGACGACCTCTCTGCTTCATTTAACAATACTAAGGCATTTGAGAACGTACGTAGCGCAGTTGCTAGCTATTATGACAAGCTTGAAAAACGCTACTATCAAAACGGTGAAATGGTATTAAAGCCTGACGCATTTAAGGACGTATATCAGAACTGGAGCAAGGACTTTTCTCAAGCCAAAGAAGTCTTTAATCGTGAGTTTTTTGCCAGCGCATTTACGGTACTTCAAGAAAAAATGAAATCTGACAAGGGAGTTGATTTCTCTGCTCTGCAACAGCAGATGGCCCAATTACAGGTTTCAGTTCAGAACAAACTAAAACAGAATTCAAAGCAGGTTAAAAAGCAGGCACAGCAATACTGTGATTCGATGAAGGCGCTCTCTAAACAAGAGAAAGGAGTCGTTGCTACTATTCCTGAACTGAAGAACTACCAGTTATTCGAGATATAA
- a CDS encoding DUF4250 domain-containing protein: MNLANYQTMDVVMLMSIVNMKLRDDFSGDLDALSSSFDIDKQALIDRLQTAGFEWLAQAKQFR, from the coding sequence ATGAACCTAGCTAACTATCAAACTATGGATGTAGTTATGCTAATGAGCATAGTGAATATGAAGTTGCGTGATGACTTTTCTGGTGACCTTGATGCCCTAAGCTCAAGTTTTGACATCGACAAGCAAGCCCTAATCGATCGTCTACAAACTGCCGGATTTGAGTGGCTCGCTCAAGCCAAACAATTCAGATAA
- a CDS encoding YaeP family protein, with protein sequence MKAYDCCELVRQLYAQIGSGDQAYVPQAISCAVKSLNDIATDQTLPKETREKAAFAAANLLISDFED encoded by the coding sequence ATGAAAGCATACGATTGTTGTGAGCTAGTACGTCAACTATACGCTCAAATTGGCAGTGGTGACCAAGCCTATGTACCACAAGCTATCAGCTGTGCGGTAAAGTCACTAAATGACATAGCTACTGACCAAACTCTACCAAAAGAAACCCGTGAAAAGGCAGCATTTGCCGCCGCTAACCTACTAATCTCAGATTTTGAGGACTAA
- a CDS encoding proline--tRNA ligase, translated as MRTSKYLVSTLKETPNDAEVISHQLMLRAGMIRKLASGLYTWLPTGLRVLRKVENIVREEIDNAGAVEILMPVVQPFELWEETGRSEKMGAELLRFTDRHQRPFVLSPTAEEVVTSLVRNEVNSYKQLPLNLYQIQTKFRDERRPRFGAMRAREFSMMDAYSFDIDKAGLEKSYEAMHEAYCKAFDRMGLDYRPVMADTGAIGGNGSHEFHVLAESGEDLIAFSTESDFAANIEKAEALAPQGEAAAPTQEMTLVDTPNAKTIAELVEQFELPIEKTVKTLFVKASDEVDSPLIGLIIRGDHELNEVKAENLPQVASPLEMATEEEIRAAIGAGPGSLGPVNLELPFIVDRSVAVMSDFGAGANIDNKHYFGVNWGRDAELGQIEDLRNVVEGDPSPCGQGVIQLKRGIEVGHIFQLGNTYSEKMNCSVLGPDGKSAILEMGCYGIGVSRVVASAIEQNHDANGIIWPEALAPYQVAIVPMNMHKSERVKEAAEKLYADLTAQGFEVLFDDRKERPGVMFKDIELIGIPHTIVIGDRSMDNGHFEYKNRRDGEKVPVEMDSVIEYIKAQIK; from the coding sequence ATGCGTACCAGTAAATACCTAGTTTCTACCCTTAAAGAAACGCCAAATGACGCAGAGGTTATTAGCCACCAGTTAATGCTTCGTGCGGGTATGATTCGTAAACTTGCCTCGGGCCTATATACTTGGTTACCCACAGGTTTGCGTGTACTGCGTAAAGTAGAGAACATTGTTCGCGAAGAAATCGACAACGCAGGTGCTGTCGAAATACTAATGCCCGTTGTCCAACCCTTTGAGCTTTGGGAAGAAACAGGACGTTCAGAAAAAATGGGGGCCGAGCTATTGCGCTTTACTGACCGCCATCAACGTCCATTCGTTCTAAGCCCAACGGCTGAAGAAGTAGTAACTAGCCTTGTTCGTAATGAAGTCAACTCTTACAAGCAATTGCCTTTGAATCTATATCAAATTCAAACTAAATTCCGTGATGAGCGACGCCCTCGCTTTGGTGCTATGCGCGCACGTGAGTTTAGCATGATGGACGCTTACAGCTTTGATATTGATAAAGCAGGCCTAGAGAAATCATATGAAGCGATGCACGAAGCCTACTGTAAAGCCTTTGACCGTATGGGCCTTGATTATCGCCCTGTAATGGCAGATACCGGTGCTATCGGTGGTAATGGCTCTCATGAATTCCATGTACTTGCTGAAAGTGGTGAAGACCTAATTGCTTTCTCAACTGAGTCCGATTTTGCAGCTAACATTGAAAAAGCAGAAGCACTTGCTCCCCAAGGTGAGGCAGCGGCGCCAACTCAAGAGATGACGCTAGTTGATACTCCAAACGCGAAAACAATCGCCGAGCTAGTTGAGCAGTTCGAACTGCCTATCGAGAAAACAGTTAAAACCCTATTTGTTAAGGCATCTGACGAGGTTGATTCGCCTCTGATTGGCCTTATCATTCGTGGTGACCATGAGCTTAATGAAGTAAAAGCTGAGAACCTACCTCAAGTTGCTTCGCCATTAGAGATGGCAACGGAAGAAGAGATTCGTGCAGCAATTGGCGCAGGTCCTGGTTCACTTGGCCCAGTAAACCTTGAGCTACCATTTATTGTTGACCGTAGCGTTGCTGTAATGAGTGATTTTGGCGCTGGTGCAAACATCGATAACAAGCACTACTTCGGTGTTAACTGGGGACGCGATGCTGAGTTAGGTCAAATTGAAGACCTACGTAACGTCGTTGAAGGTGATCCAAGCCCTTGTGGTCAAGGTGTTATTCAATTAAAACGTGGCATCGAGGTTGGGCACATTTTCCAACTTGGTAATACCTATTCTGAGAAAATGAACTGCAGCGTGCTTGGCCCTGACGGTAAGAGCGCTATCCTTGAGATGGGCTGTTACGGTATCGGCGTATCACGTGTTGTGGCATCAGCTATTGAGCAAAATCACGATGCTAACGGCATTATCTGGCCTGAAGCATTAGCACCATATCAGGTCGCTATCGTTCCGATGAACATGCATAAGTCAGAACGTGTTAAAGAAGCAGCTGAAAAACTGTACGCTGACCTAACAGCGCAAGGGTTTGAAGTATTATTTGATGACCGTAAAGAACGCCCGGGGGTTATGTTCAAAGATATCGAACTTATCGGTATCCCACACACAATCGTGATTGGCGATCGCAGTATGGATAACGGTCATTTTGAATATAAAAATCGTCGTGATGGTGAGAAAGTGCCAGTTGAGATGGATTCTGTTATTGAGTACATCAAAGCGCAGATTAAATAG
- the tsaA gene encoding tRNA (N6-threonylcarbamoyladenosine(37)-N6)-methyltransferase TrmO, with the protein MHTIEPIGTIHTPYKEKFAIPRQPNLAPDVITELHLIGEANNEASVRELEQFSHLWLLFLFDQNIEAGWKPTVRPPRLGGNKRVGVFASRSTFRPNAIGMSAVELKSVEIKGGNVVVKLGNVDLVHGTPIIDIKPYIPYSDAIADARAGYAEQSPQTKPVVFRPQALDVLQKSPDSEYRQLALQQILSQDPRPAYKQKQSDNKSYTVQLFDWDVSFEAIEERIEVTTIKPLA; encoded by the coding sequence ATGCATACAATCGAACCTATTGGCACTATCCATACTCCTTACAAAGAAAAGTTTGCGATTCCGCGTCAACCCAACTTAGCACCCGACGTAATTACAGAACTGCATCTGATTGGAGAAGCAAATAACGAAGCAAGCGTTCGCGAACTTGAGCAGTTCTCTCACTTATGGCTGCTGTTTTTATTTGATCAGAATATAGAAGCAGGTTGGAAGCCCACAGTACGACCACCAAGACTTGGCGGCAACAAACGTGTGGGGGTCTTTGCCAGTCGCTCAACCTTTAGACCCAATGCCATTGGAATGTCGGCTGTGGAACTAAAAAGTGTCGAGATTAAAGGGGGTAACGTTGTTGTGAAGCTAGGCAACGTCGACCTTGTTCATGGCACCCCAATAATAGATATCAAGCCTTACATTCCCTACTCCGATGCAATAGCAGACGCGCGAGCAGGTTACGCCGAGCAATCTCCTCAAACCAAGCCTGTCGTATTTAGGCCTCAAGCATTAGATGTGTTACAAAAAAGCCCCGACAGCGAGTATCGGCAATTAGCCCTACAACAAATTCTGTCTCAAGATCCTAGGCCTGCTTATAAACAAAAACAGTCCGACAATAAGAGCTACACAGTGCAACTCTTTGATTGGGACGTAAGCTTTGAAGCAATAGAGGAAAGGATTGAAGTCACTACGATAAAACCTTTAGCGTAA